Part of the Periophthalmus magnuspinnatus isolate fPerMag1 chromosome 23, fPerMag1.2.pri, whole genome shotgun sequence genome, gtctgctccttcgTCTGTCTGCGATAATGTCACTGGATCGATTGAGCCCTCTGACCTTTCTTGTGTAGAAAACACAATTGTAGCACTGCTTCCTTTATTTGTTGCTTCAGTGAATGTTGATGGTGAAGGAAGTATAGACAGTTTTCTGGTGTAGAGGCCGTGATGTCCATGGAGACTACCTGAGCAAGATGGTTCACCACTCAATGCTGGCCGACTGGTGACCTGTCCAGCAGAAGATAATCCCATATGaaattaaggttaaggtacactatAGTCCCCTTAGGGAACTTGGCTCCATGGAAcatcctgtcaggagcagtggctgtcactgtgtatttttgtgatttttagatTCAGTTTGTTCTCTACATACATTTCACACAAGGATTCAGACATTTCATGCTTCATGAACCTTTAGAATAAACACATGCAGGAAGTACAGATGGACAAGCTATCAAATCACAGCAAGACTACCCACTCAAAACactataacatttatttaacaatagcatatatatatatatgtttttttgggttttttttgtttttttttaccttcatttaaccaattaaaaaaaaaaaattgagctTAACAGTCTTTACTTGCATCCAGTTCTATTAAATATTGTAGACATATTAAATCTAAAATCCAGCAACTGGtctagtttttcttttttagtttaATACCTCTATGTGCTGTCTCTCATCTTTAGCTTCTCTTTCAAGTTTTTGCCTGTTGTGCTTTCTCCTGAGCATTCTTAGCAGGAGAAAAAGGGCAGCTGTGAGTAAGAGCAACAAGATGGCAGCCGAAATTACTCCAGTTTCAATATCTCGTACAAACTGCTCCTCAGTGAGTGTTCCACGAGGAGCTGCAATATAAAGCACAGAGCATCATtgaatgtgattaaaaatgGTAACATCAAGGTCAAaggtatatgtgtatatgtgtttctAAATATACTTAGTTGGACTTTACAAAACTATCCATCAACTTTGTAGCTTTTGAAAAACATTAGTTTACAGTTAATTTGTGCTTACTAGCTTGTCCTCTCTGCAGGACCTCAATATCCACTGAAGCGGATACTTCCTCTCCTGATTCTTCATCTCTGGCAATTACCTGCAGAGTGCGCATCACACAGCCAGAATTAATATAATTGGCTTAATATCTCACATAATCATGTAATAGCTTGATTGATTCGGTGTACAGGTTCACAGGAGTCCGACGACCTCATGCTGAGAAACCTGAGAAACTGATACCTCCTGCAGTTAAAGAAACCCACCTGTATGATGTGTCTGTCAAAGGCATAGAGGCGGTCTGTTTTGGCTATAAGCACTCCTCCTTGTGTGATGTGGTACAGTCCCTCTGTGACTGACGGACTGTAGAGGGAGTACTGCACATTTGGGTTCCGCCCCTGGTGGGACAGGACAATGTTGTGTAAAACACTGTCCATGAGGATCATTATACACGTTACAAAACCTGCTTACATCTGGAAAGTCCAGGTCTGAAACCTGGATGAGCAGCACCTGATTTCCATAAGTGGAGACAATGGCGGCAGGGCTGGAGCTTTGAACAACAAAACCTTTGTATGTGGATTGGTTGAAAACAGGGGGATACATGTTCTCCGCCACAACTCGGACTAGGACTGATGCAATACTGTACTTGATTGGGTCATCAAGCTGAGAGGCCTGGCAGTGAGAACAAGTGCATTGGTTAATAGTTACAGGTGCAGGTGAAACAGTCGTAGTTGGTGAGAGTACCATGATGTTGAGTCTGAAGAAAGGAGTCTGACGCCGATCCTCTGCAGCTTTAGTTAATGTGATCTGGCCTGTGCTGCTGTTTATCACAAATCTGTCCCAGTCATTGCCTGTGTTCAAATGCCCAGGTGTCACAGGAGGAATTTAATGGCATGGACAATGCAGCTGTGTCTCACCTGAGAGGATACTGTACTTAAGAGGAGTGTCCAGACCCCTGTCTCCATCTTCAGCCTTTACTGGGCCAGGAGAAAACTTCAACACAAGATTCtgagtggaaaaaaaagaaacctaGCAGTTTCTACTAGGCAATATTTGCTTTCACACATTTATTTCTATAACGTTCATTCAGTAGTCCTAAGTGGCACAGCCACTGTGCCACTTAGGACTACTGAATGAAGTAGTCCTAAGTGGCAGAATCTTTACTGTGCTAACAATGTGctgggtgtccataaagtctctttagaatttaaacatgtaattgcaaaggcaattgataagatatattaattagatttgttctattgcaCTCAATGGTTAtacaagtttttaatcacattgcatttctGTATGTCAtacatcctgttgattaaagaggcatcctt contains:
- the LOC117392023 gene encoding cadherin-related family member 5 translates to MFLQLAAVNTVVFTVKAMDADGDMLRYTIDPATLDSSYFRIDQSNSGNVVLDKPLDYETKTNLKMLIWAMETNTAERFSTSTEVIVSVQDGDDQYPHFLPCVPLSLELPVCTNPSYSTNVTEKQKNLVLKFSPGPVKAEDGDRGLDTPLKYSILSGNDWDRFVINSSTGQITLTKAAEDRRQTPFFRLNIMASQLDDPIKYSIASVLVRVVAENMYPPVFNQSTYKGFVVQSSSPAAIVSTYGNQVLLIQVSDLDFPDGRNPNVQYSLYSPSVTEGLYHITQGGVLIAKTDRLYAFDRHIIQVIARDEESGEEVSASVDIEVLQRGQATPRGTLTEEQFVRDIETGVISAAILLLLLTAALFLLLRMLRRKHNRQKLEREAKDERQHIEVLN